Proteins encoded in a region of the Watersipora subatra chromosome 5, tzWatSuba1.1, whole genome shotgun sequence genome:
- the LOC137397296 gene encoding uncharacterized protein, with protein MPNLNRALQGGYNSVFEVYQRNNSHQHLYREAVRVTPQCFNHILEFIKEDIVKSDTQLRKAISAELRLTLTLLYLATGDSIKLIAMFFRVGLSTAREIIYTTCDSIWNRLRHTYLVTPSTEDAWLDIAKGYEQTWNFPNCLGSVDGKHCQIQAPRNSGSMYFNYKRTFSVVLMAMCDAKYRFTYVDVGTPGRFSDGGTFGQSSLNAAMESGQLNIPSPTNLPGTSQPLPFVMVGDEAFPLKPWLMRPFPGRVVDSHGKKIFNYRLSRARRTIENAFGIMTSRWRCLRDNTLVMSPDNAKRVILATCVLHNVMREQNINPYSPPGFADSIAPGGEIVEGIWRRETPAHNRRQTNRSYSLDAADIRNHFKSYFTGLGAVEWQDAHVRRTQ; from the exons ATGCCTAACCTTAATAGAGCGTTGCAAGGTGGTTATAACAGTGTTTTTGAAGTTTACCAACGCAACAACTCCCACCAGCACCTTTACCGAGAAGCTGTCCGTGTCACACCCCAATGCTTCAACCACATATTAGAATTTATTAAAGAAGACATTGTTAAATCGGACACCCAGTTGAGAAAAGCTATATCAGCAGAACTGCGACTCACACTCACTCTACTCTACTTAGCCACCGGGGACAGCATCAAATTGATAGCCATGTTTTTTAGAGTAGGGCTGTCCACAGCGAGAGAAATCATTTATACCACTTGTGATTCTATTTGGAATCGTTTGCGTCATACTTATCTGGTAACTCCATCTACCGAGGATGCCTGGCTCGATATCGCCAAAGG ATATGAGCAAACATGGAATTTTCCCAATTGCTTGGGAAGTGTAGACGGGAAACATTGTCAAATCCAGGCACCACGTAACAGCGGCTCAATGTATTTCAACTACAAGAGGACTTTTAG tgtTGTACTTATGGCAATGTGCGATGCCAAGTACAGATTTACGTATGTTGATGTTGGCACTCCCGGACGATTTTCTGATGGGGGAACCTTTGGCCAGTCTTCATTAAACGCTGCAATGGAGTCTGGCCAGCTCAATATACCGTCCCCAACAAACTTGCCAG GAACTTCTCAGCCATTACCATTTGTGATGGTAGGAGATGAGGCGTTCCCTCTTAAGCCATGGTTAATGCGGCCATTCCCAGGGAGAGTGGTAGACAGCCATGGCAAGAAGATTTTCAACTATCGGCTAAGCAGGGCACGGAGGACCATTGAAAATGCTTTTGGCATAATGACCTCTAG ATGGAGATGTTTGAGGGACAATACTCTTGTCATGTCACCAGATAATGCCAAGAGAGTTATCTTAGCAACTTGTGTTCTCCACAATGTTATGAGAGAACAAAACATAAACCCATACAGCCCACCAGGGTTTGCCGACTCCATAGCACCTGGAGGAGAAATCGTGGAAGGTATCTGGCGACGCGAGACACCTGCTCATAACCGCAGACAAACAAACCGCAGCTACAGTCTAGATGCCGCCGACATCAGAAACCACTTTAAATCATACTTCACTGGACTTGGGGCTGTGGAATGGCAAGATGCCCATGTACGCAGAACGCAATGA